ATTGCAAGGAGACCACCCATGTATCAAAAAGCGATCCTGGCCTCTGCCCTGGCTACGGTGGCCCTGGCTAGCCCGGGAGAAGCGGCCCCGGACCAGGAGGGAACCCCTCGGGACCCGGACCAGCGCCAGGTGCTGGAGCTGCCGCCCGACGAGCGCCATCTGGTGCTGGAAGAGATGCGGAATTTCCTGGTGGCCATGCAGGAGATCACCGCGGGACTGGCCGTCGAGGACATGCAAAAGGTGGCCGACGCGGCCCGGCGGATGGGCGGGCAGGCCGCCAACGAGATCCCGCCGCGGGTGGTGGAAAAGCTCCCGGACACCTTCAAGCGGCTGGCCGGCAAGGTGCACACCACCTTCGACCGCATCGCCATGGATGCCGAGTCCATGGGGGATCGGGCCCTGTCCCTGGAGCAGCTGGCCCGGCTCCAGCAGCAGTGCGTGGCCTGCCATGCCACCTACCAGATCGAAAAGAGGCCCTTCGGGACCGCCAAATGATGCCAGGCTTTTGCCTTTTTTGAGATTTGCGCGGGGCGGCTGATCCCCGGGGGGGGTCCGCAAAGGAGTGGTCGGACCCTTTTCCGGGAAAACAATGGCCGGTTGCGGGGCCCGGTAATGTAGAGCACAGAACTGGATGGTCGCGCACGCGAGGAGAACATCCCTTCCAAAGCAGAAAGGGGTATGCGGAGCCACGCTTGTTTTTCCGGCGTGATAATGATTTGATCGAGCCGGGAACTACATGCCGGCAAGCAAACGGGCCTTGCCTGCCGAAAGGAGACGCCTCCGATGGTGGATGTGGAATACGGCTACGTGGGCAACGGCAAGCGTGTCCATATTGTGCGGGCCGACAGCACGACTTATTGCGAGCGCACCATTTCCAAGCGGGTGCCGGACCCCGCGGCGGTGGATCCCGAGGAGGTCTGCAAGACCTGCGTGCAGCGGCGCGAGGAGGTGGTTTCCCCGGAGGAGGACGGGCACCCCGAAGGGCAGGGGGTGGCCGAGGTTGCGGCGGACCCGGCCCCCGAGCCGGCCGGCGCCGCGGAGGAGGCGGTCGCCGCCGAGGGCGCTGGACAACCGGAGGACGACGGGAAGGAAACCGCCGCCCCGTCCGCAGGCGCCGGTGCTCCCGCCGCCGCGCAGGGCCCCTGGGAACGGATGCGGGCCCTCTGCGAGGAGCGGCTGGGCAGCCTGTGCGCCCCCGCCCTCGCGGCCGCCGTCCTGGTGGTCCTGATCGGGGCCGTTCTGGCCGCCGGATTCCTGACCGTGGTCGTGGTGCTGGCGGTGGCCGTGGCTGGCGTCTACGGCTACCTGCACCTCACCGGGCAGGAGGAGCGGTGGGGCCGGCTGATGAGCGCTGCCGCCCGTCTGCTCAGCGACGTGCGGCAATGGGCCCGGGGCCTGCTGCGGTAGGAGCGGGGCCCGCCGCGCTACCAGAGGGTGTAGCGGTAGCCGAGGAAGAAGCTGTCCACGTCGAAGGAAGCGGAGGCGGTTCGGGTCTGCGTCTGGTCGGCGGGGTTGGTGGACTCGAAGGAATGTTCGGCGCTGTAGCGCTGATAGCGCAGGAAGACGCCGTGGTAGGACACCTCCGCCCCCAGCGCCGAGACCTGCTCGCTGGACTCCCCGTCCGGAAAGGGGGCGCCGAAGCTGTAGTCGGCCTGGTGGGTGGCCATGTAGGCCCCCGCCTGGAGGCGTAGCGGCCCGAACCAGCGGGTGGCTCCCACCCCGGCGAAGGGGGCCTCGTCGGTGCCCCCCAGTTCCAGGAATACCCCCCAGTCCCCGTAGAGCCGGCCGGTGAACAGGAAGGAGGCGCCGAAGCCGGGCTCCTGCTCCTCCAGGGCGGAGCCGCAGTCCCCCGAGCAGGAGCTGCTCTCCGCCACGCCGAACGCGCCCAGGTGGGTGCCCCCCTGGGCCTGGCCCGCGGCGGCCAGGGATCCCGCCAGAACCAGCCGCGCCCACCGCGCTCTCGCCGCCATATCCCGATCCCCTCTGCTCGTGCTCAGAACTGGTAGCCCACCTGATACAGGGTGTAGGTGGTGTCCGCGGTGCCGTCCGTCCAGTGCTGGACAATGGCACCCAGGGTGAGTCCGGTGCTTACGAACCGCAGCTCCACCCCATATTGGGTGATCTCGTAGGTACGGTCGAGCGTGGGGTTGCCGCCCGCGGTGCGGCGCTCCCGGGCCCGCGCGTCCAGGGCCTCGTAGGACAGGAACGGCGTGAGGCGCAGGTCGCCCCCCGCCTTCACCGGGGCCCGGACACCCACCAGGTAGCCGTAGGTCTCCTCCCGACCGTCCACATGCTCCTCCGGGAGGGTGGCAACGGGGCGGTAGTCCATTTCGTACTCGCCGTAGCCCACCTTGGGCCCGGCGAAGAGAACAGCGCCCAGGACCGGCGTGAAGCGGTGGCGGTACTCCCCAATGGCGTAGAGCGTGGTCCGCCACAGGGTGAGGTCATCGTCCGCGGTTTGGATCCGGGCGGTGCCGCTGACGTAGTCGAACTGTCCGCCGAGGGTGAAGGCGAAGGGGTCCTCCAGGGCCTGGCGCCGGGCCACGCCGAGGGTCAAGCCCGTGAGGTCGGCGTCGGACGAGCTGTACTGCTGGAGCCCGCCGCTGACCCGGTAGCGGGCCTCCCCCGTGGGGGCAACCGGCGGATCCAGGGGCGGGGTGGAGATGATGAACCGGCTGCCCAGGGCGGCGGCGGACCCGGGCAGGAGCAGGCCGAGCAGCAGGAGGAACAGGGACGGCAGCAGGACGGGGCGGGGCAAGGGGCTCCTCCAGGACAAAGGGTATCCGGGAGCAGGATACCAGGAGGTTGCGGATGTGCCCGCCGGGAGCGCCCTTGCGATCAGTGCCCCTTGGATTCGATCCGGGCCCGCCGCTCCTGCACGCCCGGGATGTCCCGGGTGGGCCGCTCGAACCGGCCCTGCAAGGCGTCGGCGCCGCTCTGCGGGTGGGCATGGTCGACGAGGTCCTCCCTGGAGGCGCGCCGCGCCTCGGTGTTGATGCCCAGCTCACGGTCGCGCAGCGCCTGCAGCCAGGGCTGGAGCTCCCCGGCGTGGTTGAAGGACCAGGCCAGCTTGGGCTCGCCGAAGGGGAGGTCGTCCCCGGGCTGGCGGTCCGTCCCCGTGTCCCATAGGTGCCAGGTCTTGCCGTCGAACATCACGCACTCCGCGAATTCGTCATTGGCCAGCCGGCACCAGTGGTGGGCTATCCACTGGCGCTCGGGGTTCTCCTTCATGGGGTGGAAGCCCACAAGGTAGGTGTGGAAGCCACGCAGGGGTGGCCGTAGCTGCGTGGCCGTGGCCCCTGTTTCCAGCAGGCGGGTCAGGGGGGTCTTGCGGTCCCCCCAGGGCCGGGTGGGGTTGTGGGAGCGGCCGGGTCGAAGCAGCAGGTAGGCGGCCGCCAGGGAAAGCCCCGTGGCCACCCCGAACGGCGTGATTCGAAGCGCTGAGATCCAGTTCAGCATGGCTGCCTCCTTTCGCGGGAGGGAACGTCCATACAGCCGCGGACCGGCGGTAGGACAGGCCCGCAGGCCGGTCTAGTGGTTGTGCCGGTTGATGTAGTCCTTCACGAACTGCTCCATCTCGGCGTTCTCGCACCGGAAGCCCATGGACTCCGCCTGCCCCACTGCCTCCTCGCCCGACTGGCCCCGCTCGCTGGCGGTGTGCATGAGGGTGAGGGCGCCCGAGCGTTTGCCCGATTTGCAGTGTACGAGGACCGGCTTGGGCAACTGCTGCAAGACCTCCCGGAACTCGTCCACCCGCTCCTCGCTCAGGTCGTCGGTGCTGACGGGGGTGTGGAAGTATTCCATGTCGTTACGCCGGGCCTGCTCCTCCTCTTCCCGGGGGCTGAGGTATTCCTTCTCCTCCCCGGCCTCGCGGAGGTTGGCCACGGCGCGGAAGCCCTTTGCCGCCAGCTCCTCCATTTCCTCGGGATCGGGAACGGACAGTCCGACCACATAGTTTTCGTCCATCTGGATGATCTGCATCATGGCCGCGCTCCTGGGGGGTTCCTGCGCTGATCCTGTCTGAGGGGCCGGGGGAAGAGCAGCTCCGTGGTAAAGGTTTTGGCACGCGGGGGCGGAGCGGCAATTGGCTTTCACCCTATAGGCGTTGGGGAGAGGGCGGGCGGCCCGGTACGGCCCGTACCGCCAAGCGCAGGTTTTTGTTGCCCTTGCCGCCCAAACCTGGGACCTTCGAAAGCGGTAACCAGAGGAGGTCGGCATGCTGGTGCTGGGGCATCGCGGCGTGATGGGGGAGGGGTTCACGGAGAACACCCTGGCGGCCTTCCAGGCGGCGGTGGATCTGGGGGTGGACGGCATCGAGACGGACGTGCGCCTCACTCGGGACGGACGGCTGGTGCTCTTCCACGATCGCCTGGACGCCGCGGGGACCCCCGTGGCCGAGCTCGACCACGCCCAGCTCGAGGCCGCGGAGGGCCACCACGTTCCGGAGCTCCATGAGGTGCTCGCCCGCTGGCCGGACCTCCTCTGGGACCTGGAGATCAAGAGCCCCCACTTCATCGAGCCCCTGCGGCGCGCCCTGGACGGGATCGAGGCCCCCCGTCTGATCCTGTCCTCCCCCTACCACGACTTCCTCCACGCGCACGGGCGGGACCTGGGGCTGCCCTTCGGGCTGGTGCTGAACCATCGGCCCGTGTCGGCGGAGGCCCTGCTGCGGGCCTGGGTGGGGAGGATGCCGGAATACTGCATCTGGAACCTGGACTACGTGGATAGGGGAATCCTGGAGGCGGTGGGGGCGTCCGGGGTGGCCAACCTGGTGTACAACGTCCACACCCCCGCGGACGTGCGGACGGTGCGGGACTGGGGCTGCGCGGGGGTGATCCTGGACCAGCCCGAGGTGGCGCTCGCCGCCCTGGGGAGGGACGCCGGATGAGGGTGGGCGTGGTGGGCGGAGGCATCAACGGCCTGAGCACCGCCTGGGCCCTGCTGCAGGCGGGCCACGAGGTGGAGCTGTTCGAGCGCGGCGAGCTGATGCGGGCCACGAGCAGCGCCTCCACCAAGCTGCTGCACGGCGGCCTGCGCTACCTGGAGCACGGCGAGCTGCGCCTGGTGCGCGAGTCCTTGCAAGAGCGCAACTGGTGGCTGCGCCACGTGCCGGATCTGGCCCGGCCGCTGCGGCTGGTGCTGCCCGTCTACCGCTCCGCATCGCGGTCGCGCTGGAAGCTGAAGGCTGGCCTGTGGCTCTACGACCGCCTGGCGGGGCGGCAGGGCATTGGCGCCCATGGCTGGCGGTCGACCGCGGAGCTCACGGCCCTGGCGCCCGAGCTGCGCGCCTCCGGGCTGCGCGGTGGCTATGTCTTCTACGACGGCCAAATGGACGACTACTGCCTGGGCCTGTGGGTGGCGGAGCGGGTGCGGGAGCTGGGTGGGGTCCTCCGCGAGCATGCGGAGGTGCGGCGGGTCAGCGAGCGCGGTGCCCTGGAGACGGCTGAGGAGAGCCACGATTTCGACCGGGTGGTAAACGTGGCCGGACCCTGGGCGGAGCGGCTCAACGCCGCCAGCGACATCGAGGGCGGCTGCCGGATGGACCCGGTGCGCGGTAGCCATCTCCTGCTGGAGCGGCCCCTGGCGGTAGGGTTCCTTCTGGAAGCGCCGCAGGATCGCCGGCCCTTCTTCGCCCTGCCCTACCAGGGCCAGACCCTGGTGGGCACCACCGAGGTGCGCCAGGGCCTGGACGAGCCCATCCGGTGCAGTCCGGAGGAGCGGGACTACCTGCTGGAGGCCTACAACCACTACTTCCGCCAAGCGGTGCCGGAGGAGGTGGCCGAGACCTTCGCCGGCCTCCGTCCCCTGATCCGCTCGGGGCCGGACGTGAACCGGGCGAGCCGGGAGTACCGGATCGAGCAGCGGGGGCGGCTGGTGACCGTCTGCGGGGGCAAGTGGACCACCGCCCGCCGACTGGGCCAGGAGGTGGCGCGCACGGTCGGCG
The nucleotide sequence above comes from Thiohalorhabdus denitrificans. Encoded proteins:
- a CDS encoding beta-lactamase hydrolase domain-containing protein, with the protein product MMQIIQMDENYVVGLSVPDPEEMEELAAKGFRAVANLREAGEEKEYLSPREEEEQARRNDMEYFHTPVSTDDLSEERVDEFREVLQQLPKPVLVHCKSGKRSGALTLMHTASERGQSGEEAVGQAESMGFRCENAEMEQFVKDYINRHNH
- a CDS encoding cytochrome c, whose translation is MYQKAILASALATVALASPGEAAPDQEGTPRDPDQRQVLELPPDERHLVLEEMRNFLVAMQEITAGLAVEDMQKVADAARRMGGQAANEIPPRVVEKLPDTFKRLAGKVHTTFDRIAMDAESMGDRALSLEQLARLQQQCVACHATYQIEKRPFGTAK
- a CDS encoding DUF1264 domain-containing protein, which gives rise to MLNWISALRITPFGVATGLSLAAAYLLLRPGRSHNPTRPWGDRKTPLTRLLETGATATQLRPPLRGFHTYLVGFHPMKENPERQWIAHHWCRLANDEFAECVMFDGKTWHLWDTGTDRQPGDDLPFGEPKLAWSFNHAGELQPWLQALRDRELGINTEARRASREDLVDHAHPQSGADALQGRFERPTRDIPGVQERRARIESKGH
- a CDS encoding glycerol-3-phosphate dehydrogenase/oxidase, translating into MRVGVVGGGINGLSTAWALLQAGHEVELFERGELMRATSSASTKLLHGGLRYLEHGELRLVRESLQERNWWLRHVPDLARPLRLVLPVYRSASRSRWKLKAGLWLYDRLAGRQGIGAHGWRSTAELTALAPELRASGLRGGYVFYDGQMDDYCLGLWVAERVRELGGVLREHAEVRRVSERGALETAEESHDFDRVVNVAGPWAERLNAASDIEGGCRMDPVRGSHLLLERPLAVGFLLEAPQDRRPFFALPYQGQTLVGTTEVRQGLDEPIRCSPEERDYLLEAYNHYFRQAVPEEVAETFAGLRPLIRSGPDVNRASREYRIEQRGRLVTVCGGKWTTARRLGQEVARTVGG
- a CDS encoding glycerophosphodiester phosphodiesterase — its product is MLVLGHRGVMGEGFTENTLAAFQAAVDLGVDGIETDVRLTRDGRLVLFHDRLDAAGTPVAELDHAQLEAAEGHHVPELHEVLARWPDLLWDLEIKSPHFIEPLRRALDGIEAPRLILSSPYHDFLHAHGRDLGLPFGLVLNHRPVSAEALLRAWVGRMPEYCIWNLDYVDRGILEAVGASGVANLVYNVHTPADVRTVRDWGCAGVILDQPEVALAALGRDAG